Within the Staphylococcus warneri genome, the region AGGTGTCCTTGGTTTAGATATTTTAGGAACAATCATTATGGGGTTCATTACAAATATCCCAGTAAAAGAATCTATTAAATTATCGTTAGCATTTATGCCAGGTGACATTATTAAAGCGATCATAGCAAGTTTAGTAGGCGCAACGATTTTGAATCATTCTCGATTCAAACAGTTGATTAAATAAAATGACTATAAGACAATGTTTCATATAAGAATGATAAACGATTCTAATTATCGGCAGGGATGGGATAAGGATGAAACATTTGACGATATCAGACATTTATTTAGAAGGAAATATGCTATCTGAAGATGCACGCAAAACCATTTATTTAACACCGACTGATGCATTGCAATATTCTAATAATACATGGTTATATCATCAGTGTCCGACACAAGTTCAATGGCTAACAGATATTGAAACACAAAAAGAAATGCATGTTACACAAGGATCTGACCATTTATCCTTTTATTTCCCAGAAAATGAATATCTTAATGAAGCATGGTTTGATTTATTTAAAGAATTAGGATTTAAACTGGGAGTCTTAGAATTTTATTTAATAGAAGGACAAGATTTAGCACAATTAAACAAAAGAGACGATGTCACATTAATCAAAGTTAATAGGGAAAATTTGCAAGACTATCTTGATATTTATTATCAATTTTCATTACCCTTTGGTAAAAAATATGCGAAACAAAGCGTTAAGAATGTTAAACAAAATTTTAATATCAATAAAGCAACACCAATGGTTAGTTATTTAAACGGTCAACCTGTTGGTATTGTAGATATCATTGAAAATAAAAACTCGGTTGAAATAGATGGATTTGGTGTCTTAGAGGACTACCAAAGAAATGGTATTGGGCAAACGATGCAAGCATTTGTGGGTGAATTAGCCGGTGAAAGACCAGTGATGTTAGTTGCCGATGGTGAAGATACAGTTAAAGACATGTATTTGAAGCAAGGGTATGTATATCGCAGTTTTAGATATCAAGTTTTAAAAGAAAAAATATAACAATAGCTGCTAAAGATTCGACTTATTCGTTAGAATCTTTA harbors:
- a CDS encoding GNAT family N-acetyltransferase, which translates into the protein MKHLTISDIYLEGNMLSEDARKTIYLTPTDALQYSNNTWLYHQCPTQVQWLTDIETQKEMHVTQGSDHLSFYFPENEYLNEAWFDLFKELGFKLGVLEFYLIEGQDLAQLNKRDDVTLIKVNRENLQDYLDIYYQFSLPFGKKYAKQSVKNVKQNFNINKATPMVSYLNGQPVGIVDIIENKNSVEIDGFGVLEDYQRNGIGQTMQAFVGELAGERPVMLVADGEDTVKDMYLKQGYVYRSFRYQVLKEKI